The following are encoded in a window of Lactobacillus panisapium genomic DNA:
- the rplD gene encoding 50S ribosomal protein L4 — MANLKVIDQKGKDAGEVTLKDEVFGIEPNESVVFDAIIRQRAGKRQGTSKVKNRSAVRGGGKKPWKQKGTGRARQGSIRSPQWRGGGVVFGPTPRSYAYSMPRKQRRLAIKSVLSQKLIDQDLIVLDQLTLSAPKTKEFKSILDSLNIEGKVLVVSEDKNVQLSARNLPKVKVITINGLNVEDVVNYDKLILTKDAIEKIEENVEGASKK, encoded by the coding sequence ATGGCTAATTTAAAAGTTATCGATCAAAAAGGTAAAGATGCTGGTGAAGTTACTTTAAAAGATGAAGTATTTGGTATTGAACCAAACGAGAGCGTTGTTTTCGATGCAATCATCAGACAAAGAGCTGGCAAGCGTCAAGGTACCTCAAAGGTTAAAAATAGATCTGCTGTTCGTGGTGGTGGTAAGAAGCCTTGGAAGCAAAAGGGTACAGGACGTGCTCGTCAAGGTTCAATCAGATCACCTCAATGGCGCGGCGGTGGTGTAGTCTTTGGACCAACTCCACGTTCTTACGCATACTCAATGCCAAGAAAGCAACGTCGTTTGGCTATCAAGTCAGTTCTTTCCCAAAAATTGATTGATCAAGATTTAATCGTTTTAGACCAGTTGACATTGTCAGCTCCTAAGACTAAAGAATTTAAGTCAATATTAGACAGCTTAAATATTGAAGGTAAAGTACTTGTTGTTTCAGAAGACAAGAATGTACAACTTTCAGCAAGAAACTTGCCAAAAGTTAAGGTTATTACAATTAACGGCTTAAACGTTGAAGATGTAGTAAACTACGACAAGTTAATCTTGACTAAAGACGCTATTGAGAAGATTGAAGAGAATGTTGAGGGGGCTTCGAAGAAATGA
- the rplC gene encoding 50S ribosomal protein L3 has protein sequence MTKGILGRKVGMTQVFTKDGILVPVTVVEATPNVVMQVKTVESDGYEAVQLGYQDKREVLSNKPEKGHAAKAKTSPKRFIREIRGVELKDYEVGSEVTVDTFKEGDVVDVTGTTRGHGYQGNIKRWGQSRGPETHGSRYHRVPGSMGSIINRVPKGKRLPGHMGMKKVTIENLVIEKVVADMNVLLIKGNVPGAKNSLITVKSAVKNNK, from the coding sequence ATGACCAAAGGAATCTTAGGAAGAAAAGTCGGTATGACTCAAGTCTTCACCAAAGATGGCATCCTTGTTCCTGTAACTGTTGTCGAAGCAACTCCTAACGTTGTTATGCAAGTTAAGACTGTTGAATCAGACGGTTACGAAGCAGTTCAATTGGGATACCAAGACAAGCGTGAAGTTTTGAGCAACAAACCAGAAAAAGGTCATGCTGCAAAAGCAAAGACTTCGCCTAAGCGCTTCATACGTGAAATCCGCGGAGTTGAGCTTAAGGACTACGAAGTCGGCTCAGAAGTTACTGTGGACACATTTAAGGAAGGTGACGTCGTAGACGTTACTGGTACTACAAGAGGTCATGGATACCAAGGTAACATTAAGCGTTGGGGCCAATCACGTGGACCTGAAACTCACGGATCAAGATACCACAGAGTTCCTGGTTCAATGGGTTCCATCATTAACCGTGTACCAAAGGGCAAGCGTTTGCCAGGTCACATGGGTATGAAGAAAGTTACCATTGAAAACTTAGTAATTGAAAAGGTTGTAGCTGACATGAACGTATTACTTATCAAAGGTAATGTTCCAGGTGCTAAGAACTCATTAATTACTGTTAAATCTGCTGTTAAGAATAATAAATAG